The sequence below is a genomic window from Chitinispirillum alkaliphilum.
AAGAAAAAAATCAAAGCATGGCTGCTTATGTATATGGGAACAACTGTGTGCACCCGGGATTGACATTTTCTATGTTTACATCATTGGTTCTTTGAACTTCAGTTCTTCAGTTAAAATTTTACGCTTTAGCTCTGAACCGTCAAGTTCTGATGGTGCGAGCCCTAACTGCCCGGCAAGTGCCGCTGCTAATCCTGCAGCTTCTCCAATTCCGGCAACCACCGGCATTACCCGTAAAGAAGAATGAGCGGTATGACTTGAACTGATACACCTCGATCCGATAAGAAGGTTGTCTATCCCCTCGGGGATTAAGCATCTGTAAGGCACCTCATAGTAATCATTTTCCGGTACCGCTTTAAGAATCGTTCCAGATCCTACCGGATTATGAATGTCCAGCGGATAATTGCTTCTGGAGATACCATCGGGAAATTTCCTTGCACTTAATATATCCTCATCGGTTATGGTGTATTCCCCTTTTATGCGGCGGGTTTCCCGAACTCCGATCTGACATGCGATTTTTGACACAAATGCATTTTCAAAACGGGGAGAGCCCTGTTTAAACAGGTTAAAGAGTTCGAAGGTTTGTCGTCTGCCTTCAATTTCTGCATCGGTCAAATCTTTTGAACAGGTGCCGAGTTTCTGGAGAATGCGCGTGGTGTTGAAATGGTATGTGCCGGGTGAAAGGGTCCTGAAAAGAAGTACATCTTCCCGCGGTTGAACAACCACATTTTCCTTTTTTGCTTCATTGAGAAGCAGGGTTAATTCTTTTCCAAGTCTGATCGGATCAGGATTACCGGTTATACCTGAAACCCTGAAGCAAAGGGACATTGGTTGACAGGCGTTGTCTTCCTCTCTGCCGATTGAAAATGGTACGCCTGAAGCATTTGCAAGATCTCCATCCCCTGTGGAGTCGATAAAAATTCCAGCGGACAAACTCATCCGTCCTGATTTTCCTGCAAAGTGAGCCTGGGTAATCTCACCCTCTTCGACAGTGACATCTGTAAGAAAAGAATGAAACAAGACATCCACACCGCAGTCTCTCATGAGTTCATCGAGAATGACTTTGAGCATTTCGTCATCAAACACATAGCCCTCTTTGCATAAGGCGTTGTTGGATGAGAGACGTTTGATTATCTCATTAAAAATCCTGTTTGAATACACATCGTTTTCATCTTTATAGGCCATAAACGGGTTGACCAAACCTGCGGTGGCCATCCCGCCTAAAAAACCATATCTTTCAACAAGAAGTGTTGATGCACCCTGGAGCGATGCGGCAGCTGCTGCACAGATCCCCCCCGGTCCACCGCCAACAACAATAACATCGTAGCTGTCAAGAAGCGTCATTAGTAGTCCATTTGAAGGTGAATTTTTTTTAAGTATTGCGGATATGAAACACAAAAATTTTCAAAATCGGGAGGGGATGCATGTTTTTTTAAGACTGTCGAAGCGAAATGCTGAGCAGGTTGTTATACATGGTCAGCATTTCGGGATTGTCCGGTGTTCAGTCTACGGTAACAGGTCAGGAAACAGATTGCGTACGCAATCAATATCTGCCTCTTCGTAGTTTTTCCCCTGAAGTACCGTTATGAGTGAGGTAAGCTCGTCTGTACTGAAGTTATATGTCTTTTGCGGATCTTCATTTTTGACTTTCCTGAAATGACCCAGAACAGACCTGAATGTGAGGGGCTTTATTGTACGTGA
It includes:
- a CDS encoding putative membrane protein, with amino-acid sequence MTLLDSYDVIVVGGGPGGICAAAAASLQGASTLLVERYGFLGGMATAGLVNPFMAYKDENDVYSNRIFNEIIKRLSSNNALCKEGYVFDDEMLKVILDELMRDCGVDVLFHSFLTDVTVEEGEITQAHFAGKSGRMSLSAGIFIDSTGDGDLANASGVPFSIGREEDNACQPMSLCFRVSGITGNPDPIRLGKELTLLLNEAKKENVVVQPREDVLLFRTLSPGTYHFNTTRILQKLGTCSKDLTDAEIEGRRQTFELFNLFKQGSPRFENAFVSKIACQIGVRETRRIKGEYTITDEDILSARKFPDGISRSNYPLDIHNPVGSGTILKAVPENDYYEVPYRCLIPEGIDNLLIGSRCISSSHTAHSSLRVMPVVAGIGEAAGLAAALAGQLGLAPSELDGSELKRKILTEELKFKEPMM